From the genome of Notolabrus celidotus isolate fNotCel1 chromosome 5, fNotCel1.pri, whole genome shotgun sequence, one region includes:
- the LOC117812288 gene encoding proline-rich protein 7 isoform X1 produces MVMSQGTYTFLACFAGFWLVWAVVVMLCCFCSFLQRRLKRRQEERLREQCLRSVEMEPLGCHPAGYPSVPPPPQPPPPPPTQLPREPPQFCPPLQTLSPPVPLQVPHPMPQANWITMPGGDREYSITWSQEEEEPVWARFQPTPSDTDIFGKPPCYEEAVLMEDPPPPYSEVLADPRGGTYIKPAPLRAAPVPPPPREHLDPAPVFTSETSKPPVMTVFPERGYSSLIRLPSSQRWDSLGHLLSNMDLNHNNLTPPGARSMQAAAAMATMPRREPRTHHDGHGLRGGIQGLQGSFHGFQGSIQGIRGGVQGLQGGVQGFQGGLQGLQGVHGLRGLEPSCGLPTAYPLLGRSTAV; encoded by the exons ATGGTGATGTCACAGGGCACCTACACCTTCCTGGCCTGTTTCGCCGGCTTCTGGTTGGTCTGGGCCGTCGTCGTCATGctctgctgtttctgcagcttccTGCAGCGCCGGCTGAAGCGCCGTCAGGAGGAGCGTCTGAGGGAGCAGTGCCTGAGGAGCGTAGAGATGGAGCCACTCGGCTGTCACCCTGCCGGATACCCCTCTGTCCCTCCACCGCCTCAACCACCACCTCCTCCGCCTACACAGCTACCCAGAGAGCCACCACAATTCTGCCCGCCTCTTCAGACTCTGTCCCCTCCTGTTCCTCTGCAGGTTCCTCATCCCATGCCACAGGCCAACTGGATCACCATGCCAG GGGGAGATAGAGAGTACAGCATAACCTGgagccaggaggaggaggagcctgtTTGGGCTAGGTTTCAACCCACCCCATCAG ACACAGATATATTTGGAAAGCCGCCCTGCTATGAAGAGGCAGTCCTCATGGAAGACCCTCCCCCACCCTACAGCGAGGTTTTGGCCGATCCACGAGGGGGAACCTACATAAAGCCTGCCCCACTACGTGCTGCACCTGTGCCACCTCCCCCCAGAGAACACCTTGACCCTGCTCCGGTGTTCACATCAGAGACCAGCAAGCCTCCTGTGATGACAGTATTCCCAGAGCGAGGTTACTCCTCACTGATACGCCTGCCCTCATCACAGCGCTGGGACTCCCTGGGCCATCTCCTCTCCAACATGGACCTGAACCACAACAACCTGACTCCACCAGGGGCTCGGTCCATGCAGGCTGCAGCAGCAATGGCTACCATGCCTCGCCGAGAGCCAAGGACTCACCATGATGGTCATGGGCTACGAGGTGGAATACAAGGACTACAAGGAAGCTTTCATGGATTCCAAGGAAGCATACAAGGAATCCGAGGGGGAGTACAAGGACTCCAAGGAGGAGTACAGGGGTTCCAAGGAGGGTTACAGGGGCTCCAGGGGGTCCATGGACTGAGAGGATTGGAGCCCAGCTGTGGCCTTCCAACAGCTTACCCCCTGCTAGGTCGAAGCACCGCTGTCTAA
- the LOC117812288 gene encoding proline-rich protein 7 isoform X2 yields MVMSQGTYTFLACFAGFWLVWAVVVMLCCFCSFLQRRLKRRQEERLREQCLRSVEMEPLGCHPAGYPSVPPPPQPPPPPPTQLPREPPQFCPPLQTLSPPVPLQVPHPMPQANWITMPDTDIFGKPPCYEEAVLMEDPPPPYSEVLADPRGGTYIKPAPLRAAPVPPPPREHLDPAPVFTSETSKPPVMTVFPERGYSSLIRLPSSQRWDSLGHLLSNMDLNHNNLTPPGARSMQAAAAMATMPRREPRTHHDGHGLRGGIQGLQGSFHGFQGSIQGIRGGVQGLQGGVQGFQGGLQGLQGVHGLRGLEPSCGLPTAYPLLGRSTAV; encoded by the exons ATGGTGATGTCACAGGGCACCTACACCTTCCTGGCCTGTTTCGCCGGCTTCTGGTTGGTCTGGGCCGTCGTCGTCATGctctgctgtttctgcagcttccTGCAGCGCCGGCTGAAGCGCCGTCAGGAGGAGCGTCTGAGGGAGCAGTGCCTGAGGAGCGTAGAGATGGAGCCACTCGGCTGTCACCCTGCCGGATACCCCTCTGTCCCTCCACCGCCTCAACCACCACCTCCTCCGCCTACACAGCTACCCAGAGAGCCACCACAATTCTGCCCGCCTCTTCAGACTCTGTCCCCTCCTGTTCCTCTGCAGGTTCCTCATCCCATGCCACAGGCCAACTGGATCACCATGCCAG ACACAGATATATTTGGAAAGCCGCCCTGCTATGAAGAGGCAGTCCTCATGGAAGACCCTCCCCCACCCTACAGCGAGGTTTTGGCCGATCCACGAGGGGGAACCTACATAAAGCCTGCCCCACTACGTGCTGCACCTGTGCCACCTCCCCCCAGAGAACACCTTGACCCTGCTCCGGTGTTCACATCAGAGACCAGCAAGCCTCCTGTGATGACAGTATTCCCAGAGCGAGGTTACTCCTCACTGATACGCCTGCCCTCATCACAGCGCTGGGACTCCCTGGGCCATCTCCTCTCCAACATGGACCTGAACCACAACAACCTGACTCCACCAGGGGCTCGGTCCATGCAGGCTGCAGCAGCAATGGCTACCATGCCTCGCCGAGAGCCAAGGACTCACCATGATGGTCATGGGCTACGAGGTGGAATACAAGGACTACAAGGAAGCTTTCATGGATTCCAAGGAAGCATACAAGGAATCCGAGGGGGAGTACAAGGACTCCAAGGAGGAGTACAGGGGTTCCAAGGAGGGTTACAGGGGCTCCAGGGGGTCCATGGACTGAGAGGATTGGAGCCCAGCTGTGGCCTTCCAACAGCTTACCCCCTGCTAGGTCGAAGCACCGCTGTCTAA